The window CAACTACCAGATCGGCCAGTTCGTGATCGGCGCCGAAGCCGACTTCCAGGGCGCTGACCTCAGCAGCGGCAGCAACCTCGGCCTGGTCAACATCAAGACCGAGTGGTACGGCACTGTCCGCGCTCGCGCTGGCTTCGCCTTCGACCGCTTCCTGGTGTACGCCACCGGTGGTTGGGCTTACGGCAACGTCAGCACCTCGGTTCCGGCTCTGGCCTTCTCGTCTGACCGCACCCACACCGGCGGCTATGCCATCGGCGGCGGCGTCGAGTACGCCTTCACCAACAACATCATCGCTGGCGTCGAGTATCAGTACGTCGACCTCGGCGAGAAGAACATTGCTGGCGTTCCCGGCTCCAAGGTCGGCACCGACTTCTCGGTCGTCCGCGCCCGCCTCAGCTACAAGTTCTGATTTCTCCTCCCGGAGACAGAGCGAACCCGGTGGCTTCGGCCACCGGGTTTTTTGTTGTCTGTTGTGTCGAGCCGTCATTTCGGGTGTGCAGCTCCGGGTATCCGCCTTTGCGGACGCAGTGACCAATCCAGGGAAATGGAACTCTGCCGTCCCCGGATTGCGTCAACGTTGCGCTTCTCGCAGTGGCGACTCCGGTGATCGCAGCCAACTGAAAAACACCTAGCCTTTGAAGCGCGTGGCCTCGAAAGCAGGAACCTTGGCGGCGAATGCGTCGAGCCAGGCGACCAGGGCGAGATGGCTGGTCCGCCAGGCTCCTTCGAAGCGCAGGTCGAGATAGCCGAGCGCGCAGGCAAGCGCGATCTCGCCGATGCGCGGCCGGTCATAGACAGGGGGCGCCGCTTCGAGCGAGGCCAAAGCGCGCGTCACTTTGCCTGTCTGGTTCTCTGTCCAGGCGGCGCTTCGCATCTCGGCCGTGCGCAAGCGTAGCTCATAGACCTGCAGCAAGGCCGCGTCGCAGATGCCGTCGGCGAGCGCCAGCAGCCGCAATTGCGCAAAGCGTGCTTCGCCGGCTGGGAAGAGTCTGCCGCCACCGGCGAGATGGTCGAGATACTCGGCGATCACGCGCGAATCGAACAGCGTCGCCCCGTCCTCGAAGACCAGAGTCGGCACCTTGCCGAGTGGATTCTGGCGCCGCAGCGATTCTGAGGGATCGTTGGTGTCGGCCGGCACGATCTCGATTCGATCGTCCAGTCCAAGTTCGGCGATGGCGATCTTGATCTTGCGGCCGAAGGGGGAGGTCGGGGAGGAGCGCAGGATCAGCATCGGTCATGGCCTTCGGCTTGGCGGATAGGGACGATCAGCCGTCGGAGCGGATCGCCTCGCAGCGATAGCGCGGGCGCGGTCCCTGCGCGAGCCGCTCGCACAGGGCTGGCAGCAGAATCTCGGCTTCCTGCGCCAGCAGCCAAGGCGGATTGACGATGAGCATTCCTGTCGCGCTCAGACCGCCGGCGGCCTCTGGCCGGTCGACATCGATTTCAAGCCGGAGCAGGCGGCCGATGCCGGCGTCGTCGATGGCGTCGAGCAGGCTTTCGACGGCGCGCATATCCTTGATCGGGTACCAGAGCGCGTAGATCCCGGTCGGCCATTTCCGATACGCGGCGATGAACTCGGCCGCCAATGTCGAAAACTCGCCCTTCTCCTCGAAAGGCGGGTCGATCAGGACGAGGCCACGGCGCTCCTTCGGCGGGACATTGGCGCGCAAGGCCGTCCAGCCGTCGATCTCGAGCGCCTTGCAGCGCTCGTCGCGGGCGAGCGCCTGAGCGAGCTTGCGATAGGTGTTCTCGTGCAGCTCAGCCGCGATCAGGCGGTCATCGGCTCGCATCGCATGTCGACAGAGCCAGGGCGAGCCTGGGTAGGTCTCGGCGCCATGGCGGGCACGGGCGGCGGCGAGCGCCTCGCGCCAGGGTTTCAACACATCCTCGACCTTCGAAGCGAGCGGCGCCTGCTCGAGTCTGGCGACGCCGTCGCGCCATTCATGCGTCTTCAGCGCCTCCTCGGAGCCGAGATCGTAACGGCCTGCGCCGGCATGCGTGTCGATCACCCGCCAGGGCTTATCCTTGGCGTTGAGATGCGTGAGGATGCGCATCAGCACGACGTGCTTGAGCACATCGGCGAAATTGCCGGCATGGAAACTGTGGCGGTAGTTCATCCTGGATCAGCGAATCGCGTTGACGCGAAAATCCCGCGCGCGGCAACCGGAGCGGTCGACCTCCTCGCAGGTCCTGAAATTGCGCAGGTCCTTGCTGAAGCAGATGCGCACTTCCTCCAGCACGCCGCGCCGGCAGGAGACCGACATCATGTCGGTGCGCAGCCCCGCGTTGGCGGCGACGAAGGCTCGTTCGAGATCGAGCGCTGTCCAGCTCTGTTCGCTGTCACCCTTCTGCAAGGCGGGGGGAATCACGACCTTGTCGCGGGCGCGGCGGGCATCGGCGAAATAGTCGCCGGGGCTCGAGCCCGAGCAACTGCCGTGCTTGCGCCATTGATAGCGGGCGAGGCTCTCGGTCGGGAACAGGCCCTCGGCCTGCTCCATGGCGATTCGCGAGGGTGAGCGGCCCGACGGGCCGCAATCGCTGGGATAGCCACGCTCGTATTGCGGCCAAAGGCCATGCACCACGAAGCCGAGATTGGCGCCGGGAGCACACTGCTCACGATTGCGTCCGCGGCCGCCATCGAGCTCGCAGAAGCCCGGCGACCAGGACAAGGCGAGCACGTAGAAATCGAAATCGCCCGGCGAGCCGCCGCGCTCATAGCGGCCCTGCGCAAAAGCCGAGCCGGCCAGCGTGCAAGCGGCCAAAAGGCCAAGGGCAACTCGTTTCAGAAACATAGTCAGCCGGATCAGGGGCGCGCCATCTTGCAGTCGGGCGCATAGGAGCGATGACGGTCGAGGCCTGAGACGCACCAATTGACGTTCCAGCTCCAGCCGAACAGCCCGAGATTCTCGCGAACCGAATAGTCGACACGGCGCAGCACGCCATCATTGGTCAGTACGCGCGCCGTGCAGAAGCGGCGCGGGATGAAGTCGTCGCCCCAGGGGCGCCAGGCGACGGGCCGAACGCGGTCGAAGCTGATTGCCTGCAACGGGCCCCAGAACTTGGCCTCACGCGAGTTGAACCAGCTGGTGATCTCGCCGAGCACGGCCGGATCCTCACAGGCCGGCAGATTGCCGTACATCGGGATGATGCGCTCTTCCGCCCGGTCGGCCGGGTGGACGTAGCGCCCGCCCGCAGCCTGGGCAGAGAGACCGGCCAGGCACAGCCCGGCGACGAGGGTCGAGAGAAGCGAAACGCGGCGCATAGGGGCCTCGCGAAAGGGGGATCCGTTGCAAGCACGATGGCTGGGGGGGCGGCCACGGTCAAGGCGGATAGGCGGGGCGCCGCATGTCGAACGAGGCCTGTGGCATTTCGATCCGGCCGCAGGCTAGGGCCAATAAAGAAAAAAGGCCGGCGTCCCGAAGGAGCCGGCCTGAAAGTTTGAAACATCCAGCGCAAAAGCGCCAAACATCTCAGAGGGGAACGGCTGGAACGAACTCAACGCCGGGAGGAGATGCGGAGCCCGTTCCGAACAACCGTGAGCTGAATATCGGGCAGACCCTGCCTTTTCGCAATGCAGCATTGGTCGGGTCGGTTATGCGCTGGCAACATGACTTATTACTAGAATTCGTCACAATTGCCAGGAGACCGCGCGTGGCACGCATGCGCAGCCGGCGTAAGGCACGGTGCTGCCGGATTTTCCGGCAGCACCTGCCTGTTGTTCAGTACGTCCAGCGCTGTGCCTTCTGGATCAGGAAATCGCGGAAGACCTGCACGCGCGCGACCGACTTCATCTCCTCCGGATAGACCAGATAGCTCTCGAGCTGCGGCATCTCGGTCTCGCGCATCAGCTGCACGAGCGGCGAGCCTGCCTCGATCAGATAATCGGGCAGGATGGCGATGCCTGCGCCCGAATCGACCGCACGCTTCATCGCCGTGATGTTGTTGACGGTGAGATGGATCGGTCGCGGGTTGCGCTGGTCGCGGCCAAGTGTGCCGAGCCAGTGCACCGCCGTCAGATAGGACGGCGAGGAGGCGCCGAAGGAGAGCAGCCGGTGATTGTCGAGCTCCTCATAGCTCTTCGGCTCGCCGAAGCGCTTGATGTAGGCCGGCGAGCCATAGACGTGGAAGTGCACGGTGAAGAGCCGGCGCTGGATCAGGTCGGGCTGTTGCGGCTGGCGCAGGCGAATCGCGATGTCGGCCTCGCGCATCGAGAGGTCGAGTTCCTCGTCGGTGAGGATCAGCTCGACCTTGATGTCGGGGTAGAGATCGAGGAACTCGGCGAGGCGCGGCGTCAGCCAGTGGCCGCCGAGACCGCGCGTCGCGGTGACCTTGAGCTCGCCGGAGGGATGCTCGCGCGTCTCCGAGAGCTGGGCACGCGTTCGCTCCAGGCGCTGCGTCATCTCGCGCGCGGCGCGCCAGAGCAGCTCGCCCTGCTCGGTGAGAATGAGGCCGCGCGTGTGCCGATGGAACAGCGGCGCGCGCAATTCGCGCTCCAATGCCCCGATCTGACGACTGACTGCCGACTGGCTGAGACCCAGCCCGTCTCCGGCCTTGGTGAAGCTTCCCGATTCAGCAACCGTGTAGAAGATTCGGATGCGGTCCCAATCCACCGCGTTCCCCCCGTGTTATGCGTTCAGCGCATGATGGGGGGATAGAGTTGTCCGGTCAACGACTCCTTTGCCGGGACGGTTGATTTTAGCCGTTAATATCGTGCTGGAACTGATCAATTCCAGTGATGGGAGCGGTTTTGAGCTATTCTGCCGCCTCGCGGATGCCGAGCTCCTGCGCCTGCAGCCAGCGTTCGGCGTCGAGCGCTGCCATGCAGCCGAGCCCGGCGGCTGTCACGGCTTGACGGTAGTGCTCGTCGGTGACGTCGCCAGCAGCGAAGACGCCGGGCACATTGGTCTGAGTCGTGCCGGGCGTGACCTCGAGATAGCCCGAATCGCGCATGGCGAGCTGGCCGGCGAAGAGCTCGGTCGCCGGCTTGTGGCCGATGGCAATGAAGATTCCGTCCGTCGCAATATCGCGCAAGGCTCCGGTCTTCGCGTCGCGCAGGCGAATATGCGTCACGGACGGCGGCTGCGCGCCGCCGAGGATTTCGGCGACCTCGGCATTCCAGATCACCTCGATCTTGGGATGCTTGAAGAGGCGATCCTGCATCACCTTCTCGGCGCGCAGCGAATCGCGCCGGTGCACCAGGGTGACCTTGCTGGCGAGATTGGCGAGATAGAGCGCTTCCTCGACCGCGGTATTGCCGCCGCCGACCACGACGACCTGCTTGTTGCGGAAGAAGAAGCCGTCGCAGGTGGCGCAGGCCGAGACGCCGAAGCCCTGGAAGCTCTGCTCCGACGGCAGGCCGAGCCATTTCGCCTGCGCGCCGGTCGCGATGATCAGCGAGTCACAGGAATAGGTCTCGCCGCCATCGCCCCAGAGCCGGAAGGGACGCTGCGAGAGATCGACGCGGGCGATGTGGTCGGAGACCATCTTCGTGCCCATGTGCTCGGCCTGGGCGCGCATCTGTTCCATCAGCCACGGGCCCTGGATCACGTCGGCGAAGCCGGGATAGTTCTCGACATCGGTGGTGATCATCAGCTGGCCGCCGGCCTGCAGACCGGAGATCATCACCGGCTCGAGCATGGCGCGGGCGGCATAGATCGCGGCGGTGTAGCCGGCCGGGCCGGAACCGATGATCATCACCTTGGCGTGGATATGGGCCATTTATCTGGTTCCTGAGCCGGCACAAGCCGGTGATATTGGTATCGGGGAGGCTTCATGCCAGCCCCATCGCAGCCTCGTGACGCCGCCAACCCTCGTAAACGGCGGCCGCAATCATTCCAGTCGAATCTAGCGGTTCGTAAGGGCCGCCTTCAAGCTTGCCCTGGAAGTGATGCACAGCGCCGTGGCGTTTCAGCGCCTCCAGGAACTTCGCCAGCTTGCCGTGGCCGCCATGCGGCTCGAACACCAGGATCGGCGCGCCCGTCGCTGCCGCTTCGCCGATCATATTAGTCGAATCGGCGGTTGCGACGATGGCGTCGGCATTGGCGAGCAGCGGTACATAAGGATTGGCGCCGCTGCCATCCCACCACCAACCGCCATGGCGCCGGAAGACCTCGGCGATGGCGGCATCGAGAGCCGGCGGGGTTCGGCGCGAGCGTGAGCCCATCAGGGCGACGCCCGAAGCGGCGAGGGCGTCGAGCTGGTGCGCGAAGCGTTCGATGTCGTCCGGCCGGAAGCGATGGTGGCGGCTGTCGCCGCCGACGAGCACGGCCGCGCGGGGCGAAGGCAGGGCGGCAAGCTCCGGCGGTGGCGCGGCGCGGGCGGCAGCGAGAGCTTCCGGCGCGAGCCGGTGCGGCGAGGTGATCGTCACCAGCACGTTCTCGCCGCGCAGGCGGTCGTGCTCGGAAACCCAGATCAGGTCGGCGGCACCGGTGCCGATGCGGGGGTCTTTCAGAAAGACGGTGAAGGTCCGCTCGTTCGAGGCTTTCTTCACGGCACGCAGATAGGCGACGGCGCGGCGGCCCGAGGCGATGGCGATGTCGGGGAAGGGGGCTCGGATCGGGCTGCCTGGCCGGTCGGAGGCTTCGCGCGGATCTATCGGTCCGCGCGGCATCAGCCAGCTCCAGGGCCGGCCTGGATTGATCCGGCGGATCTCCGGGGTGACGCCAATGCGCTCGGCGACGCCGAGGCATTGCACCTCGTCGCCGGCCTTGCCGTCGGTCAGCACCCAGAGGGAAGGCGTCGATTCTGGCGGCACGGCGGACTGGCCCGGGTTTGACGTGGTCGACGCCTTGTATCGCGTCGATGGCGCGTCTACACCAGCGCGGCTGTTTTTCAGGAGGATTTGTGCGCGCCAAACTCGACGAGATCGATCTCCGTATCCTGACGGAGCTGCAGAGCGACGGGCGCATGACCAATGTCGAGCTCGCGAGCCGGGTCGGCATCTCGCCGCCGCCCTGCTTGAGGCGCGTGCGCGCGCTCGAAGAGGCCGGGGTCATCACCGGCTATCGGGCGCTGCTCGACGAGCGCAAGCTCGGTATCGAAGTGGTGTGCTTCGCCTTCGTCCATCTCGCCAGCCAGGCCGAGGCCGATCTCGCCGCCTTCCAGGAGCGGATCCGCGAGTGGTCGCTGGTGCGCGAGTGCTGGACGCTGTCGGGCGATATCGACTTCATCCTGAAATGCGTCGCGGCAGATCTGAAGGCCTTCCAGGACTTCGTCGCCGACCTGACGGCGCTGCCGAATGTGCGCAATGTCCGCACGGCGCTGGCGCTCGACCGGGTCAAGGACGCGCCGATCGCGCCGCTTTAGGGCGCTCGCTCAGTTGCCGACCGCGCGCCTGATCCACTGCGCATTGCTGGCGACCAGCGCCTCGATCCGGCGCTGATCAGCGTCCGGCCGATACCAGGCGCCACCATAGCTCGGCGCCATGATCGCGAGGATAGGATAGCGGGCGATCTCGCGGCCATCGGCGCCGATCAAGCGCGCCTCGCTTTCGAGCGTGTCGTTGCCGAGCGTGACGGCCTGGCCGCCGGCATAACTCGTCAGATGGAGGCCGGTGACGGTGACCTGCAGGACCGCGCCGCGCCTGTCGTCGGCTGTGCGAAGGCTGGCGAGTTCGCGTTCCAGCCTCGGCTTGATCAGCGTGGCGGTGACGCTTTGTCCCTTGGCCGCCAGGGGCGAGGTGTCAATGCGGATTTCGCCGATCGCGACAGGCGAAGCGGTCCGGGCCGTCATCTGGCAGCCTGCCAGCAAGGCAGCGGCGAGGCTCGTCAGGACGATCCGGCGCGACAGCATTCTCTCAGGCGCCGAGATAGCGCCCGATCCACTGGGCGTTGTTCTCGAGCAGCGCGACGACGCGGCGTTGGTCGACATCCGGCCGGTACCAGGCGCCGCCCGAGGAGGAGAGCAGATGCGAGCGGACATCGCGGCTGAAGAGCACGCGGCCGCGGTCGATCACCTCGGCAAGGCTGTCCATATTGTCGTTGTCGCCAGCATCGCCGGCGCCGCCGGTGCCGGCCGAGCCGGTGAGCCAGAGTCCCTGCACGGTGACGTAAAGGGTCGGGCCGCCGCGCTGGCGTAGCGGTGCCAGCTGGCGCGCGAGCTCCTGCTCCATGGCGCGCGCGATCCTGGGGGCGTTCTCGCCCCAGCCCTGTGGGCCGAGCCGGCGTGCATCGACGCGGATCCCGCCGATGGCGATGCCTTGCGCCAGGGCCGGAAGCGAAGCGAGCCCGCCGGCGGCGAGCGCGGCGGACCCGGTGAGAAATGCGCGGCGCGTGGTCATGGGGCGGTCTCCGGCGGCAGGCTGATCTCTAATCTAGGGATTGCCGCCGGGCTGGCCAAGTCGCTCCGCTGTTTCAGCGGAAGGCGACGCTGACGACCTCGTAGGACTTGCCGCCGCCAGGCGTGTTGACGTGGACGGAATCGCCGACCTTCTTGCCGATCAAAGCGCGCGCGATCGGCGAGCCGATCGAGACTTTGCCGGACTTCACGTCCGATTCCGGCTCGCCGACGATCTGGTAGAGCTTCTCTTCCTCGGTATCGTCGTCGATCAGCTTGACGGTGGCGCCGAACTTGATCGTGTCGCCGCCGAGCTTGCTGATATCGATGATATCGGCGCGGCCGATCAGCGATTCGAGCTCCATGACACGGCCCT is drawn from Bosea sp. Tri-49 and contains these coding sequences:
- a CDS encoding outer membrane protein → MKKYLLSGVAALGLLAAGAASAADLPSRKGPVVAPIYAPVFTWTGFYVGANAGYGFGNVNANGFANVGDLDGFIGGGQIGYNYQIGQFVIGAEADFQGADLSSGSNLGLVNIKTEWYGTVRARAGFAFDRFLVYATGGWAYGNVSTSVPALAFSSDRTHTGGYAIGGGVEYAFTNNIIAGVEYQYVDLGEKNIAGVPGSKVGTDFSVVRARLSYKF
- a CDS encoding glutathione S-transferase family protein; amino-acid sequence: MLILRSSPTSPFGRKIKIAIAELGLDDRIEIVPADTNDPSESLRRQNPLGKVPTLVFEDGATLFDSRVIAEYLDHLAGGGRLFPAGEARFAQLRLLALADGICDAALLQVYELRLRTAEMRSAAWTENQTGKVTRALASLEAAPPVYDRPRIGEIALACALGYLDLRFEGAWRTSHLALVAWLDAFAAKVPAFEATRFKG
- a CDS encoding 23S rRNA (adenine(2030)-N(6))-methyltransferase RlmJ produces the protein MNYRHSFHAGNFADVLKHVVLMRILTHLNAKDKPWRVIDTHAGAGRYDLGSEEALKTHEWRDGVARLEQAPLASKVEDVLKPWREALAAARARHGAETYPGSPWLCRHAMRADDRLIAAELHENTYRKLAQALARDERCKALEIDGWTALRANVPPKERRGLVLIDPPFEEKGEFSTLAAEFIAAYRKWPTGIYALWYPIKDMRAVESLLDAIDDAGIGRLLRLEIDVDRPEAAGGLSATGMLIVNPPWLLAQEAEILLPALCERLAQGPRPRYRCEAIRSDG
- a CDS encoding ribonuclease T2 family protein encodes the protein MFLKRVALGLLAACTLAGSAFAQGRYERGGSPGDFDFYVLALSWSPGFCELDGGRGRNREQCAPGANLGFVVHGLWPQYERGYPSDCGPSGRSPSRIAMEQAEGLFPTESLARYQWRKHGSCSGSSPGDYFADARRARDKVVIPPALQKGDSEQSWTALDLERAFVAANAGLRTDMMSVSCRRGVLEEVRICFSKDLRNFRTCEEVDRSGCRARDFRVNAIR
- a CDS encoding LysR family transcriptional regulator translates to MDWDRIRIFYTVAESGSFTKAGDGLGLSQSAVSRQIGALERELRAPLFHRHTRGLILTEQGELLWRAAREMTQRLERTRAQLSETREHPSGELKVTATRGLGGHWLTPRLAEFLDLYPDIKVELILTDEELDLSMREADIAIRLRQPQQPDLIQRRLFTVHFHVYGSPAYIKRFGEPKSYEELDNHRLLSFGASSPSYLTAVHWLGTLGRDQRNPRPIHLTVNNITAMKRAVDSGAGIAILPDYLIEAGSPLVQLMRETEMPQLESYLVYPEEMKSVARVQVFRDFLIQKAQRWTY
- the trxB gene encoding thioredoxin-disulfide reductase, with the protein product MAHIHAKVMIIGSGPAGYTAAIYAARAMLEPVMISGLQAGGQLMITTDVENYPGFADVIQGPWLMEQMRAQAEHMGTKMVSDHIARVDLSQRPFRLWGDGGETYSCDSLIIATGAQAKWLGLPSEQSFQGFGVSACATCDGFFFRNKQVVVVGGGNTAVEEALYLANLASKVTLVHRRDSLRAEKVMQDRLFKHPKIEVIWNAEVAEILGGAQPPSVTHIRLRDAKTGALRDIATDGIFIAIGHKPATELFAGQLAMRDSGYLEVTPGTTQTNVPGVFAAGDVTDEHYRQAVTAAGLGCMAALDAERWLQAQELGIREAAE
- a CDS encoding mitochondrial fission ELM1 family protein translates to MPPESTPSLWVLTDGKAGDEVQCLGVAERIGVTPEIRRINPGRPWSWLMPRGPIDPREASDRPGSPIRAPFPDIAIASGRRAVAYLRAVKKASNERTFTVFLKDPRIGTGAADLIWVSEHDRLRGENVLVTITSPHRLAPEALAAARAAPPPELAALPSPRAAVLVGGDSRHHRFRPDDIERFAHQLDALAASGVALMGSRSRRTPPALDAAIAEVFRRHGGWWWDGSGANPYVPLLANADAIVATADSTNMIGEAAATGAPILVFEPHGGHGKLAKFLEALKRHGAVHHFQGKLEGGPYEPLDSTGMIAAAVYEGWRRHEAAMGLA
- a CDS encoding Lrp/AsnC family transcriptional regulator → MRAKLDEIDLRILTELQSDGRMTNVELASRVGISPPPCLRRVRALEEAGVITGYRALLDERKLGIEVVCFAFVHLASQAEADLAAFQERIREWSLVRECWTLSGDIDFILKCVAADLKAFQDFVADLTALPNVRNVRTALALDRVKDAPIAPL
- the greA gene encoding transcription elongation factor GreA is translated as MEKVPMTAGGFAALEVELKQRQQVERPRIIQAIAEARALGDLSENAEYHAAKEAQSLNEGRVMELESLIGRADIIDISKLGGDTIKFGATVKLIDDDTEEEKLYQIVGEPESDVKSGKVSIGSPIARALIGKKVGDSVHVNTPGGGKSYEVVSVAFR